In Lacinutrix sp. Bg11-31, the DNA window AGAACGCGAAACGCAAAAAGGAATTATTATAGGTCACAAAGGTTCTGCTTTAAAAAGAGTTGGAGTAGAGGCTAGAAAAGATTTAGAAAAATTCTTTGGAAAGCAAATTCACTTAGAGCTATACGTTAAAGTAAACAAGAACTGGAGAAGTAACCAAAGACAGTTAAAGCGTTTTGGATACAATCAATAATTAGTTGTTTTCTGCGTGAATATCTTGGTCTCTTAGTGTGTCTCGCATAAAGTGATGCAGTTCATGCATTTGGTCTGTTCCAGTTTTTTTACCCATTCTTCCTCCAAAATAAAGGATGAACCAGATTAGTACCATTAAAAAGCTTATAAATAATTGAATAGAATAATCTGATTCTAAAGACCAATTAGCATAAGCCCAAATACCAAAACCTAAAAACAAGCCAATAACCACAAAGTGTAGAAACATAAAAAGCGTCCAAACGGTTGGGTTTGGACCAAACAATCCATAAAGAGTACTGTTGTTTCTGTCTTCATTTTTATTAATTTCTAAATGTAATTGCGGAGACCAAAAGTGCTGTTTCGCTTTAGGTATTTTAATAAAAACATGGTCGTCTACTCGAGAAACAATAAAACTAGTTTGTGTGTTTTTAGTGTCTTCAAAAAGTTTTAAAAGTGTATTATTTTCCTCGTTAATATCAAATTTAAAACGCGGTCTTAATACTATTTCGTTTGTTAAGGACATTTTTAGAGTTTTAAAAATTCAATTTACATTTTTTTTATTGAACTCAGTTTTATTTTTTTTGGATTCTACTAATAGTCAGTGTTTTTAGGTCTTCGTAAAGGTTTTTTGAATAGAATAGTGTTTCTAAGCACAGATAAAAAGACTAATAATAGACTCAAAAAAGTCATTTTTTAGCTAATTAAAAATAAATAAACAAATTCTATAACTAAACACTACCTTTGCAGGCGCTTACAGGATATGTAATGCAGACTAAAACAAAAGATATGAGTAATATAGTAGCAATTGTAGGAAGACCTAATGTTGGAAAATCAACATTTTTTAATCGTTTAATTCAACGTCGTGAGGCCATTGTAGATGCCGTAAGTGGTGTTACAAGAGATCGTCATTACGGGAAAAGTGACTGGAATGGTAAGGAGTTTTCCTTAATCGATACAGGAGGTTATGTAAAAGGAAGTGATGATATTTTCGAAGCTGAAATAGATAAACAAGTAGAGTTGGCTATCGATGAAGCAGATGCTATTATATTTATGGTAGATGTCGAAGACGGAATTACAGGAATGGATGAAGATGTTGCCACATTACTTCGTAAAGTTACAAAGCCGGTTTTTTTAGTTGTTAATAAAGTAGATAACGGAAAACGTGCCGAAGATGCTGTAGAGTTCTATAGTTTAGGTTTAGGGAATTATTTTACAGTTGCAAGTATAAATGGAAGTGGAACTGGAGATTTATTAGATGCTTTAGTTGAAGCACTTCCAGAAAAAGAACAAGAAGAAGAAGTAGACGAATTACCTAGATTTGCAGTAGTTGGTCGTCCTAATGCTGGAAAATCTTCTTTTATAAATGCTCTAATTGGAAAAGAAAGATATATAGTTACTGATATTGCAGGAACTACAAGAGATTCTATAGATACCAAATACAATCGTTTCGGTTTCGATTTTAATTTAGTAGATACTGCTGGAATTAGAAAAAAATCTAAAGTAAAAGAAGATTTAGAATTCTATTCTGTAATGCGAAGTGTTAGAGCTATTGAACATGCAGATGTTTGTTTGATAGTTGTCGATGCTAATAGAGGTTTCG includes these proteins:
- a CDS encoding GTP-binding protein, translated to MSLTNEIVLRPRFKFDINEENNTLLKLFEDTKNTQTSFIVSRVDDHVFIKIPKAKQHFWSPQLHLEINKNEDRNNSTLYGLFGPNPTVWTLFMFLHFVVIGLFLGFGIWAYANWSLESDYSIQLFISFLMVLIWFILYFGGRMGKKTGTDQMHELHHFMRDTLRDQDIHAENN
- the der gene encoding ribosome biogenesis GTPase Der; translated protein: MSNIVAIVGRPNVGKSTFFNRLIQRREAIVDAVSGVTRDRHYGKSDWNGKEFSLIDTGGYVKGSDDIFEAEIDKQVELAIDEADAIIFMVDVEDGITGMDEDVATLLRKVTKPVFLVVNKVDNGKRAEDAVEFYSLGLGNYFTVASINGSGTGDLLDALVEALPEKEQEEEVDELPRFAVVGRPNAGKSSFINALIGKERYIVTDIAGTTRDSIDTKYNRFGFDFNLVDTAGIRKKSKVKEDLEFYSVMRSVRAIEHADVCLIVVDANRGFDGQVQNIFWLAQRNRKGIVILVNKWDLVEKDHKTTIAFEKHIRQQCEPFTDVPIVFISALTKQRIYKAIETAVDVYKNRTKKIKTSVLNDTFLPIIENYPPPAYKGKFVRIKYIMQLPTAQPQFAFFCNLPQYVREPYKRFLENKLRDIFDFKGVPISVYLRKK